TTAACACCTCTAAGCTATTTCATGATCTGCGGCTAATGTTCTGCTAATAATGGTTTGGGATTAATGTCTGAGACTTAATGGAATTGGGCTGGTTAACGGTATACGATGAGCTAATACTGGCTTCTACTATTATTGGGTCGTTATCGGATGAATAAAGTGTTCAGCATTAGTCTATTGCTACTATTTACCACCAGTTTACCCGCGGTAGCTGGACAGGTTGTAGTGCGTAAATCTAGCGAGCCATTTGATGCGTTTGCAGTGCGCGATCAAGTGTTGGCTGACCATGAGTGGCAAGAAGCGCTCAGGTTTCAACAGCAAATAAAAATCTTACAAGCACTGCCTATGGGCTGCTTGCCTATTGCTATTCCTTATCGCCATTTCACTTGTCGTGGCCAGTTCTACAGGCCTTATGAATATCAAAATAAACAGCTCTACATTGAAATAGAACCACCGCAGGCGGTTACCCCCTAAGCTTGCTAGGGCAGTTGATTGCTTTACTGAATGAGTCGTACTTTTGATTTACGCTTTGTAACGTTTTTTGCCGAACGGACTCGTTTTTCCAACTATGCTTAAAGGTATGATTTTTTGCGTTGAGAGCGTTATGAAATTCATTTCTTTAGCACTATTGTTCTCCCTGCTCATTTTACTGCAAGGTTGCAGTTCGACCAATGAGTCAAGCCATCAATATGCGCTTGAAAGCTATTATCATGATGAGCATTTTACGCGAGTGAACGATCTTCCTGCTGTAGAAAGCCTATTTGCCTTATCTGTTAGTGATATAACCAGTGTACGCAATGACCTCAATAGGGCGAGATTGTCAAAATCGAGCAATGTCATGCGCCACCAATGGTTAGCTAATTATATTAATGCCCAAGATGGCGGCTTTCGTTATGCTGATAATCTGACTCGTTCAGCAAGCGATACATTTGGCGATCGAGAGGGCAACTGTTTATCTTTGGTGTTATTAACCGCGGCGATAGCGCAGGAACTGGATATTAGAGTCGAATATCAGGAGATTGATATCCCGCCCGTTTGGGATAAGCAAGGGGGATTCTATCTAGTGAATGGACACATTAATTTGAAACTGTTGCCGCAAGAAAGAGGCAATGTATTGAATGTTTCTGCAGGTGCTATTCAGATAGATTTTTTACCCGAACGTGCCATGCAAGGCTACGATAAACGTCGAGTGAGCCAATCTATGATCGCTTCAATGTTTTATAATAATGTGGCTGCCGAAGCGCTGGTGCAAGGGGAGTATGACAAAGCCTACGGATTGCTTAAATTAAGCTTACAGCAGGATAATCAGTTTTTACCTGCTATCAACACCTTGGCTGTTTTGTATCGATATAGAGGATTAAATACGGAAGCTGAAGCATTGTATAGGTTGGCGTTGAACATCAACCCTGACGATATGAATGCGTTGTATAACTACGCGATTATTTTAGCCGAGCAAGATAGGCTTGATGAATGGGCGGGAGTGCACAAAGTCTTGGAACTTGCTCGTATTCGTAACCCGTATTATTACTATGGTATGGCGCAACAAGCGTATTTTGATAAAGAGTATCAAGCGGCATTGAACTGGTATCAACGTGCGATTGATAAAGCGGATTATCGCCATGAATTCTACTTCGGACTGTCAAGAACCTATTGGGCTACGGGGGACGAGCGTAGAGCAGAAGCTAACATGAAAAAAGCGTTGGCCTTGACCAATGACAGTAATAATAAGCGCCGCTACCAATCAAAGCTGCATGCTATTCAAGGTCACGACTAAACTGAGCCAGCTGTATGCATGCACATAATGGTATTGCTATAAATTTATCTATGCAAACTGCTATCAGCCGCAACCATATCGGATTTTTGCTTACTTTTGTCAATCTTAGCGCTTTAAGCGATGTCATCATCCTACAGACCATGGAGTTGCTCTGCGTCTAGCGTTGTGGCGCTGCCCTTGAATGCATTATTGCGAATAGGAATAAGTTATATAATGTTTACTAAGTGTTAAATGCTGATTGTGCGCCTGAAGTTAGTGCGGATTATTTTTAGTAAACCAATCTAAAACAAGTAGTTAAATTTATTTATTGTTATTTTTACTAACTTGATTGCAATGTGAGTAGATACTGGGATAAATTGAACTCAGTATCGCAATTGAGAGTTATGTTTTCATATATCACACGCTAGACGGAGCGCAGTATTACCATGTATTACAAAAATGATGATGTTCGAATTAATAAGATTAAAGAGTTGTTACCTCCAATTGCTATTTTGGAGCGATTTCCAGCAACAGAGAACGCATCAGCGACCGTATTTAATGCGCGTGAAAGCATCCACAATATTCTGGCTAAAAAAGATGATCGCTTATTAGTGGTTATTGGCCCATGCTCTATTCATGATCCTATTGCTGCGGTTGAATACGGTAAACGTCTTGTGGAGTTACGTAAGCAATATAAAGATCAATTAGAGATCGTTATGCGAGTCTATTTTGAAAAGCCTCGTACTACCGTTGGCTGGAAAGGTCTCATCAACGATCCAAACATGGATAACAGCTTTAAGTTAAATGATGGCCTGCGCACAGCACGCAAGCTATTGCTCGACTTGAATGATATGGGCTTACCTGCAGCGGGTGAGTTTCTTGATATGATCACGCCACAGTATGTTGCCGATTTAATGTGTTGGGGCGCCATTGGCGCACGTACCACGGAATCACAGGTACATAGAGAGCTAGCTTCTGGTCTTTCAAGCCCTGTTGGATTTAAAAATGGCACCGATGGCACGATTAAAGTCGCTATTGATGCGATTGGCGCAGCCAATGCTCCACACCATTTTTTATCGGTGACTAAATTCGGTCATTCAGCGATTGTTGAAACTAAGGGTAACCCTGATTGCCATATCATTTTGCGCGGTGGTAAAGAGCCAAATTATAGTGCTGCACATGTGGTTGAAATAAATAAGCAGTTAGATAAAGCCGGCCTACCTAACAATATAATGATCGACTTTAGCCATGCTAATAGCTGTAAGCAGTTTGCATTGCAGATGTCGGTTGCTGATGATGTTGCTGGCCAAGTCAGTGCGGGTGAAGCGTCAATATTTGGTGTGATGGTTGAAAGTAACTTGGTTGAAGGTCGTCAAGATCCAGTAGAAGGCGAACCGCTTTGTTATGGTCAGAGCGTCACAGATGCTTGCATTGGTTGGGATGATACCGAAAAAATGCTCAGCGTATTGAATCAGAGTGTTATCAACCGCCGATAACGGGTGCGTTAATTTTTTATCGCTGATATAAACCTAGTGTTCGCACTAGGTTTTTTTATGGCTGGCTTTTGGCATGGTTAAATCATACTTATTGCTATTGGGCGGTGTTAGCGGTGAGGCTGACGTTGCTATTTAGGCTGATAATGGGGGTAATTTGGTCGTAGCCTGCTTAACCGGCATTGCTCATAACGGCAGAGTTACTGGCAGTGACGCTACCGAACGATTATTTTTGTTGAAAATCCTCTTTTATGTACCACTTTACGTTGATAAACGATAGAATGTTGCGCAATTAATACCCTAAACAAGGATTGTAAAGGTATGAAAGCAAGTCAGCTTCGGTGCTGGGTTTCCTATTCAGTACTTTTCTATTTCAGTTTTTCGCAAAGTCTTTATGCATCCGACGATGTAGATGTGGCGATCGACAAAATAGCCAAACGCCTGCCTATTTTTAGTCAAAAACTGAGTTTTTACCTACCACATGATTGGAAATTAGCTTTTTCTCAGTCAGAGGATGGCATGTTTACAGCTGAATTCTTACCTAAAAACGAACAGCTACGAAACTGGTCTTCTATGGTGTGTATTCAAGGTTTTAAAGATTTGTCTGCCAATATAGAGCCTAGCGATTTTCTCGATACGATGGCGGAGGCTTATCGAGATAACTGCTATGGCGACGTGTTATATGAACGTGTAGATGACGAATTCATTGATGGCCATCAGACGGCAAGTGCCATTATGGGCTGTACTCGAATGCCCAACACGCACCTTAATGGGTTACAAGCTAACGTTTATAAAGCGCTAGAACACTTAGGTGAAATTGGCCATTACACTGCAGTAAAAGGCGAAAATGACCTGTACCTTATTCATAAGTCTATGAGAGGGGAGGAGTTCACTTCAACATCTGCACCGGTTGAAAGAGCTAACTATCGTGAGTTCATGTCTGCGATAACGCCCTTCAAATTAAATTAACGCATTAGGCGCTTAGTCGTACTTTTGTACTGGGGTTAGCTTTTCAATTATCAGGTCTTAATTATAAATAATACGTCCCGTCTTA
This window of the Shewanella sp. Choline-02u-19 genome carries:
- a CDS encoding tetratricopeptide repeat protein encodes the protein MKFISLALLFSLLILLQGCSSTNESSHQYALESYYHDEHFTRVNDLPAVESLFALSVSDITSVRNDLNRARLSKSSNVMRHQWLANYINAQDGGFRYADNLTRSASDTFGDREGNCLSLVLLTAAIAQELDIRVEYQEIDIPPVWDKQGGFYLVNGHINLKLLPQERGNVLNVSAGAIQIDFLPERAMQGYDKRRVSQSMIASMFYNNVAAEALVQGEYDKAYGLLKLSLQQDNQFLPAINTLAVLYRYRGLNTEAEALYRLALNINPDDMNALYNYAIILAEQDRLDEWAGVHKVLELARIRNPYYYYGMAQQAYFDKEYQAALNWYQRAIDKADYRHEFYFGLSRTYWATGDERRAEANMKKALALTNDSNNKRRYQSKLHAIQGHD
- the aroG gene encoding 3-deoxy-7-phosphoheptulonate synthase AroG, encoding MYYKNDDVRINKIKELLPPIAILERFPATENASATVFNARESIHNILAKKDDRLLVVIGPCSIHDPIAAVEYGKRLVELRKQYKDQLEIVMRVYFEKPRTTVGWKGLINDPNMDNSFKLNDGLRTARKLLLDLNDMGLPAAGEFLDMITPQYVADLMCWGAIGARTTESQVHRELASGLSSPVGFKNGTDGTIKVAIDAIGAANAPHHFLSVTKFGHSAIVETKGNPDCHIILRGGKEPNYSAAHVVEINKQLDKAGLPNNIMIDFSHANSCKQFALQMSVADDVAGQVSAGEASIFGVMVESNLVEGRQDPVEGEPLCYGQSVTDACIGWDDTEKMLSVLNQSVINRR